The DNA window GCCTTTACGTGGTTTAAGAGTACCTGTACTTATCTTGTTCAGTTTGCTTCTTTCATAATATAAAAGGCCAACAGAATAGACAGTAAATTGACCGTAACACCAgttcctttctaaaaatattcatttccccAAGAGAGTTTTaggtaattaaagaaaaactgatagcATTCCAGCTAGTGATCCGCTAGAGATAACACATGTGAAATAGCTTTGGTGGAAACAAAAAAATGCTAAACAAATAGAAGGTGGAATTAGACctatttctaaattctaaagagtttcatatttatttttgatttccaCTTCTTACTTTTTTAGACTTAGGaataaagagaacaagaaaatatatatttaagtctttCTATTGTTGTCCTGGCTGGGAATCTAGCCATAGAACCAACtggtagaaagaaaaggaactgcTCTTCCCAATCTTGTTACCATTCAGTATCCAATTCTCTCAAAACAGTACCAAAAAGAGTTATGAAATGTTCAATTATTTCTTCCTCAGTCATTCAGATAGAAATGAAGCACCTTGGCAAGATAGGAAAAGAGAAACCTAATTAGCAATTGTTTAGGTGAAGTTTGCTGCCTTACAATCCTAAACCTAAACCTATAAATAATCCTAAACCTAAACCTATAAACCTAAACCACCTACAGCAGTCCTCAAATGAAATATCCTTCACCTGGTTTAAATTGCTATTGCACATCAGAAAACTTGTCAGCTGTGTTGTTATTATTAGGCCGCATTTACCTCCATAAGACATCAGAGCAGAAAGGAATCAGTGTGATTCTAGCATAATCCTCTCCTTATTGACAGCTGAGAAACTGGCCCAGAAAGACTGCATCAGGTGTCATCCTGCAAGTGTCTACTTAACTTGGAACTGGGACCAGAACCTAGTCTTCTGAGCTGGAGGCACGCCAAActggataatttatttttttaaccatctaAACTTAACACTCCTTAAGTAGTGGAAATACTCTCTAAGTATTATTTTGGAGAAAGGGGGcaactaaatgagaaaaagtcTTCCACTTCAAGGGCAGATAGAATGAAAGCAGTTTTCCACCAAATATAAGGTTATGTGGATCACCTAAAGGCCTAGACTGTTTATTCATCACCTTACTTTTGGCAAAGGATAATGAATAATATTATTTAGTGgcatgggaagagaaaaaaattccttttaaaatccgTTAACCTCTCATGCTGATCCTGTAGAGTGGGAAAATGGCTCTTTGGTTAGGGAAACATCTTGGATAGGTCACTTTGGACATAAGAGCTTTCAAGGTACTacttgaaatagaaataaaataaagaaatgttctttCCTCTAGTACATTTATAACTTTCCAAGGTCTTTGGGGAAAAAGGgtgatgaagagaaggaaaaaggaagctgAGGCTGAAGTTTTAGCAAGATTTGAAAGCAGGACTCTACTTGGGATGAAACGTGAGGATGATAGAATAGAAACTCTTTAAGAACAAGGATCTATATGATCTACTTTTGTATTTCTTGACTCTGCAATGCCTAGACAAGATGGCCCATCgctgcccacctcctccccagtaCTATAAACACTTCAGTGAATATCTGCTACATGGGTCATGGGAGTTGGAATAGGTGGTGTGGAAGAGGTAGAGAAGCCAGGGaagcaagtaggcagagtaggaGGAGCCCTTTCCACAACTCTCCCcactaaagaaaagagaaatgaaactggaagAAGTATCCCATGATGTGAAAAGTGTTCTATTTAAATCTTACAGGGGAGTGAAAGATTGAGACACCTGGGCGGCTGATACTTGAATAATAATAACATAGCCAACTTCGGAGATGAGTTCCTGGCCATCCCTTATTACAGGCTGAAAGTAGTAACAATTCCAGCCACCCTGAGATCCACAGACACTGTGATTACATCTACTGACCAACCTCCTGTGTGAGCTTGCCCTTACTAGAGCTTCAGAGGCAGACAATTGGCAGGGTtcccatttttaatcatttttgtcaCTGACTGGCTTTTCTCAACAGATTATAGTGCCATTCAGTAGACATAAATCTGTCTGATGAAGTAATTTCAAACTCTATTGAGTTCTCAGGTATGTTGTTGAAGTCCAAAATTTTACATACTGAATtatattttcctattaattttgaaaatcagaGACCTTTCTTTAAGGAAATGATGAACccagggtttttaaaaagtacctaaGTCACACCTACAAGCCCTAGTATTAATATAAAAAGTTTGCTTTTGTTACCCTATTTCTTTAATGCTACTGCACATCTTCTACATGCACTTCTTCAAATATCTATTGGATCCTTTTTCTAAAATAGGAGTATCTTTTCCATTATAACACATTAAGACTGTAATTGTCATCTCtaattatatatatctttaaatacaaatatcTACCTCACAGTTTTGCTTATACAGGAGTAAATGAGTCAATATATGTAAAGACACATAGTAAGTACTATCAGAAACTTtcttctttacacacacacacgtggaaAAACAATCCTTCTATACTTAACACATAATGGATATCTTTTCCCatcaatatattctttttaatagctaCAGGACTACATGGAAACATAGTTTAATTTCCGAtcaatacatatttaatacatcCATGTATCTATATAGCATTTCAAACACTGTTGCAATAAATACTTATTCATACTTGTATCTTCACTCACGACATTCTTCTGTAGCACAAAttccatacacatacacacacacacaaaaagagaacaAACCATGCCTTGAGGTATGCTCATATGTacagcagaggaagaaataaagcctGAAGACTGAGAAGGAATAGCCAATGAAGTAAGGAGAACCAAGACAGCATAATGGCTAGGATACCAAATGAAAACGTTTCAAAGAGAAAGCATGGATTGATAgcatcaaaaactgaaaaacagcCAAAAAGACTGAGGAGTAAAGGTTTGTTACATAGGACACTTATGACTGGAGAAAGCTATTTCACTGTAGTAATCGGGAAAGACACAAACTGcaaacagagaggaaagaaatatgCAACTAGTTTATATGATTCTCTGAGAAGCTGGtagataacagaaaaagaaaaactagaacaGTAGCTCTAGGAAGTAGAAGATGCAAGTGTCAGACTCcagaaaaaatatccagaaacatttattgactaAAATAAAGAGCTTAGAGTTCTtacaactactttttttttcttttttaggattacttatttgagagagtgagcaagcaagtagggggaagggcagagggagagagggaatcctgagcagactccccactgagtgcagagcccaacgtagagcccaaccctgagatcatgacccaaggtgaaatcaagagtcagaagcttaactgaactagccatccaggtgcccctgaaactatGTTTTTAAACACCTGATTCATGTTATTTAAATGAAGTTCTTTCTAGAACtatgaaagtttaaaaacaatgtttaaaagtTGAATAGGTCCATCCAAACAAGACACATACATAAAAGTCTTAAGGCAGCTTATTGCCAGAAAAAAATTACACCATGTAACAACTGCATCTGTTATTTGAAACATGACTATTAGGAGAAAGAAGTCTGAAACATTGCTTTAATGGGAAGagtattcattttaattatgCTCCAAGATGTTACAGACCTAGAAATTAACAAATTTCAGTCAgtataaaatagatttattgtCAATATTCAGTCATGAATACAGCCTAGGTAAATGAAACAATCACTTCATACAAGGATCAGATACTCTAAAATCTATCTTCACACATGtactataaaatgataaatacttaaaaatgacaatgcaaggaaaaaatattataaaaaatacaattgcTATAGCCCCTTGCAtgaaagttctttatttttaaagttctgcttTAGGGGATAATACCATGCTACAGATCAGaaccaaaaataaactgttcCTTGAGGTTACAATGTTCAACAATGTACTGGATGCACTCTAAAACATCATGTCTGTCAAGAatcaaaaagagagacaaagaaggacttCAATGAtgttgagagaaaagagagaagtttatCAATTGTTATATGCTGATTTCTGCTGGAATGGCCTCATTAGACAATTTATAGCATTGTAGaagacaggagaaggaaagggaccAGTCTTAGCTTTCAATAAAGGATTTACAAATCAGCACAAACTCAGACGATTCTAAAAGGCACTGTTCCCAATGCTCTCCACTCTTCAACCCTGTAGGAACTCCTTGTTCCTATATCcatgtttttttcctaatttcttcatAAGCATTTACCAAGTATACTTTCTGTTTTCTACCATCCAACATCCAAACCAAAAGGCATTAAGCAAAACAACAGACTCTGTCAAGTCAGTTCGAAAGACATAAATTTTGGTTTAGATATTAATCAAGAGATTTAGGCATACctatccctcttcctccctcacaTATTGACTCTGATCCTCAACCATGTGGCAATAtgcagttttaagattttttttgtctctcatCAATAATTTGTCTGTTGCCAAGCTGCTTGGCAGCAATACTGGGACTTGTTTAGAATGCTTGGtcagaacagatttttaaaaggatgtgaTCAGTGAATTAGTGATCATAGTGGGCTTCTACAGGGAGACGGGAAGAATTTACTGCACAGATCTCACTCAtttcagaagggagaaaaatgggtctcaaaaaggaaaaagattagGGTAAATTTGAAATACAGTAAGATATTAATACTGTAGTAACAGCAGGGAAGGAAATGCTTATATAGCCAACCTACCTGTGGGGAAGCTTCTGGCATAAAAATCAAACCTTCTCTCCCATTACTGTTTAGCTGCTTTACTTTGAGAAGGGCAGAATGCCACTTAAACACTTTCCTTCAACAGTaaggaatttctttttgaaatgaacattagagaaaggaagaaaaggtagGGAAAGCTCACTCAAAAAGGTCCTCAAACATGCGTTGTCCCATTGCTATGtatgcttccttctcctctggtGTCATCTGGGCCACCAGCTCTGGCCGCTGGCTCACTTCACTGTAGGAGAACGGACGGCCAGCCACCATAACAATGGGATCATCTGCTACTTCCTCAAACTCATcgtcctcctcctcatcctcgtCCCGATGATGCGCTGCCACAGCTGCTGGTCGAGGTGGGGAGTCATCGTCTGACTCACTGGTCTCACTTTCTGAGTCACTGCCATTGGCAGTGGTCACGGGAGCAGCTGCCCCCACTGAGCCTGCTGTGGCTGAGGGGGTCTTCTTCTCATGAATGAGTAGTGCTCGCATGACCTCTTCATTATCATCTGGCCCTGCACGGCCCTCCTCACGCTCTTGAAATGCGTCTATATCTATACcacctggaaagaaaaaaacagaatgtcAAATTCCTTAAGTAGAAAAGGCATTTCTTTATAACTTATAAGACTTCACTAGTTccagtttttgaggaactgtccataagatattaaaaatacttctcaCAAACTGGAACTTAAGTAGCATGGTTTAAACACAtgtgttttaagaataaaaaagccTGAATTTGAATCTGGGTCCTTTCAGATATAAGCTGTACTACTTTGGGCAAGTTTTTAGTCTGTGAATTTCAGTACCTTTTCCTATAAAAAGGAGTGGTAAGAACATCTACCTTACAGAGCTCTGGATAAGAACATATGTAATTATGTCTAAGAAGGACCAAGTACTGTAGCTGGTAAAACATGAACTCAAAAAATGGCTCCTCATCTTGCTTCAAGTAAAAGCCAAAAGCTTTACAATGGCTTAGAGAGTCCTATAATATTTGGGACCCCTCTTGCTCACATGCTCACCTTACTTAcctctgctctttccctttgcttattcTTCTCTAGTGACAGTAGCCCCATGGTATTCCCTATGTATATAACATTTACTCCAACCTTAAGGCCTTTGTACTCcctgtttcctcacctgggaTATTTTTTCTCTATGTTACATAGCTAACTCCCTCACatcctttatgtttttattcaaatgtcaccttcttatAATTCACCCCACCCTATATTCCCaatgctctatttttttcccccatagcaCTTACTTTCTAACATAATAATTCTTGTCTACAGTCTCTGTTACCTCCTTTCCCAAGAGGTACATTCTCCACAAGcagatatttctctttttttattcaatGATATATCCCATGTACCAAAATAGTGCCTCCCACTTATTAGGCACCAAATGAATACATGAGTAaacaaatgcaattttattttcctgaaacaaatTACAcatactttgaactctttataaAAAGGAATCTAGTATCAGGAATGAAGGTTCTCTCACCGCACACCTCCTATCATTTTGCGTATATATCACGCCTGAAAAATTAcagatgaaattttaagaaaaacacttATATTCTGTATTCTGAGTACCAAGTATACTgctatttaaaacatataaaaggattaaaaatgttGTTTGGAACCTAACTCTTTGATTCAAATCCTGATTCTAACACCTATTAACTATGGTTTTGGCTACGttacttcatttttctgcttcaattttctcaaGTACAAAAAGGTGGGAAAATGAGTACATATGTCACTGGATAATTGTGGGGATTAAGTGAATATCTGTGAAGTGTTTAGAATGAGTCTGGCACTTAGCTTAGTGTTATCTATCATCAACATCGTCACCAAGAAAAGGCTCAGAAATGACCAATTCCAGCCATGAATAAAGTGAGAGCATCTTCTCATTCACATATTAGAATGGATTAGTGTAACACTGCACAATTTAGAAAGTGCAGAACTCCTGAGATATGAGATTGGGCAGCttaagagacagaaaggaaacaggaatTAAGAAGTTAAATGTTCAAGTCAGAGAATATAGGCTTTTGATAACATGGATGTAAAATCAAAGTTTACTACTTTAAAACATTGCTAAAGGCTGAGGCTCCTTCCAAGAGTCCTTACTGCCAATGCAGTATTGCAacagggggtaaaaaaaaaggaattgtctCTAAGGCAATCATCACTCCTCTAAGAATTTTCCAATAAGCTTAATATTATCAACATAGTACTTTGATTAATGTTTAAAGTAAACAGGGGAAAAGCAATTTAGTTTTGTAAACTAAATCATATCTCAAAGATTTATGACAAAGGTCTTGAGAGGTTTGGGTAAAAAAGGAGCTGCTCTGCTACAGATgaaaacacacaacaaaaaatGAGGATAAATGAGCAAATAAAGTAAAGTAGAAACACTAGTTCTAGGAACAGTCTTATTTAAGTTATAAGTTACAAAAAAGACATACATAATGGGAAACTGTCAAGTTCACTGATTATGCTAAGCAATTCTGGATGCTTAAATAAGGCCAAgctgatgggggaaaaaaaaaaacaaaaaaccacaggaAGAGCTGAGAGTGGGCAGAAAACTGGCGGATTTATTTCTATACTGGCAAGGGTAAGAAAATCTGCCTATAGAAAAACAATCTAAAACATATTGAAAGACCTGGTCCAAGTTATCTGATACAGAGCAAGGGAGGATCTTTAAAAATCCCTGTACATGGTTCCAAAGTTGTTGGTCTTAAAATATTGCTTCTTGACCCAAAGTAACAAAGTATTAGATAAAAACCAGAAGGATATTTTAAGTAAAACTCAAATCATTTATGATGGATCCATGCATAAACATATATTGTTCTGGTTACTAGATCTAAATAAAGTAAAGTATATTATGCTTGGAGAAGgtccagaaaaagacaatttaaataaaaccaaaaaatgtaGATGTAGGTGACTTCAAGAAAGAGGACTATTTGTAAGGAAAGTAGAATGAAAGAGAATTAGAATAGATCACTATGCTTTCAGTATAGTAATGAACACATGATTAAGATCTGTAaaattctgggcgcctgggtggctcagtgggttaagccgctgccttcggctcaggtcatgatctcagggtcctgggatcgagtcccgcatcgggctctctgctcagcaggagcctgcttcctcctctctctctctctgcctgcctctctgcctacttgtgatctctctctgtaaaataaataaataaaatctttaaaaaaagaaaaaataaaagaaaagatctgtaaaattctaaaaatattaaaataacttgaaGTCTGAGGAAAATTAAGTGTAGGACAAACAAGACTCTCTTCACACATTCACTAGAGCCTATCCTATCATAAAACTTAATACAAATTTAGACATGAGAGTATACTATCCTATtttatacagaaagaaaatattcacaaatcagaaTTAGGTAGACTTGATAACTTTTTAAGGGCCCTTATGATTCAAATTCTATCATTCTAGGAATTGTAAACATTGAATGTTAAGCTTATAAACCTAACTGCATATAACATGGGCTAACAATGGtttcatttaattcaattttgtttCTAAGTTCAAAGAAAAGGTTTGGTAGCTTTAAGAAAAGGCAAGAAGCCAAGTTGGGGAAAACAAGCCTACTAAATAGTTAACACTATCACTCCTATATAAAGTGAAACAATTTGAATCAAATATAACTAAACATCATAGCCAAGCTTTTCAGTGCTAAGGAGGGTGGGTAAAGTAAGATTgccaaagaaaattttttttctgattgaaatCAAAACACCAAGAAGAATCCTACTAGAAGTATTACCTGATTTTATCATCACTACCCAACTCCATACTACTACTTAATTCTTAGGATACATAGTTAAAGAAATGCTAATATAAAGGGGGAAGAGGTTAGGAGAAATACCAAAAAACAGGTAGCTTTCAGTTTCAGGGATTAAAGAACCATACTCAGGTGATGTCTTAGAAATGATACCTACCTAACTGGGTGTAGGGCCATGCAGACTCTACTGCCAACAAAACCTAACCAGAAGTACTAACTCCCTTTCATCTCTGCTTCCCAGTTTCCGAGCAATCTCTGTCCAGTCTGAGCCtcacattttctacttttttactcCCATACATCACCACCCAAAAGTCTTTGAATCCAGTAACTTTACaggtttaaaaagtaaattgcTGCAGTGCTCAAACTGCTGGTTACTATGTAATTCTTAAGTCTTTGGGGATCACTGAGAGTTCTAAAATCTTCTAATATGGAGTTCTGTCAATCTTCTTGGATGATAAGAATCCTTAATCctagggcgcctcggtggctcagtgggttaaagcctctgctttcggctcaggtcatgatcctagggtcctgggatcgagccctgcatcgggctctctgctcagcggggagcctgcttcctcctccctctctctctgcctacttgtgatctctatctgtcaaataaaaataaattaaaaaaaaaaaaaaagaatccttaatCCTTTAACCAGGTGgctcctttttatatatttcaggtAGCACAAACACACTGGTATTTATGAGGAGACAATATAAACAAGTTTGGACTGTATATAGTTTTGGTTCccaattcagagaaataaaaaggaatataagggtaacagaagaataaagaagaggtgaatTTGGCCACTTTGAACATAATAGGACTTTTCCATGAAATTAAGACAAAGAAATGGTAATTTCTTAATTCTAAAAATGGagatttaaaatttacttattatttcaATGAAGTTGAAGGctaatataagtatatattggttagtttttgttgttttttaaagattttatttatttatttgacagacagagatcacaagtaggcagagaggcaggcagagagagagagagagagaggaggaagcaggcttcccagtgagcagagagcctgatgccgggctcaatcccaggaccctgagaccatgacccgagctgaaggcagaggctttaacccactgagccacccaggcgctcctatatTGGTTAGTTTTAATGCTTATTAATTTCTTACTACCTGGCATAACACAACTGTTTTGTAAAACAGGTATAATGAATTACCAATAAAACTAAGAATTTCCCACTAAGTCCATTTTCCACTGAAcccaaaataaattcattttaatgactTCTACTCTTACCTTCCTTCATCTCTTCAGAACTATATGCTCCTTGGACAGTGCTCTCTCTCAACCAAATGGGTCTCTCTTTGGCAGATTTCCCCTCCAGTGAGGCTCGATGATCTTCTTGGTCATCCATGTTAATGACAACATTCTGAGTGTATAGGTCCTCATAGGAGGGACCTTTGGTGGCCCATGCTTCCCGGTGGTGCCCACCTGGCAGGCCAGCAGCTCCTGCAGTAGTTGCTGCCCGGTCCTTGCTATAAGAAAGATGAGAAGagggcaagaagaagaaaaagtaaagtcTTGGTGTTGGAAAAGAAGCACAACTGGGGAGGTGGTTACTGAAGAAATAAATGCTATCTAGCAATCATATACACACGCTTTAGCAATTCTGAGAAATCGCTTATAACACAGGGTATCATATTTGTATTTAAGTTTCTCAAACACTGGGTCCACTGGCACGTATATAAATGAATGAGGTTTCATAATTTAAGATGTCTCAATAAATCTACTTAAGAGGGGAGAATAATAAAGGTGACATAATCCACTTAAAGACACTAGCTTACAAAAATCTCTCAGTCACACCTTTCATGAgtattccatttaaaaacaaaaaaaccccaaacaaacaaaacatgttacctttttaaaaacctctctCATCTCAACCAAGGATTCAGAGTGGTTCTGTgagcttttttctctttgtgtgctGAGAAGCTAAAAAAGTATTCTATAAAACCAGGCCTCAACTTAGAATTAATGTTTCTCTCCTGCTATTCACCATACAAGGTATATTGTTATGCACAATTAATCTCCTTTTTACTGAGTTGTATTGTCCCATTTCTGTACTTACACTGACCCTGGTATCTATCCCCAACCATTATTTCCACCCTGCAGTAACCATGATCTATTTTTCAGtctattttgctttgctttttatctCTACCACCCATGATCTACTTGCCTGTTCTAGGCCTGATCATTCCTTATCTTTCCCTAGTTACTTatgtttcctcatctctgttaGTTAAGTCAGGTTTTCAGTCTTTGGCAGTTCTGTGTCTTATCTACTtgtttcactttcaatctgttcttcattcttttttttttttttttttaagattttattatttatttaagagagaagacAGTGcactagaaagagagagagcaagcacaagtggggggaaggggcaggcggGAAGCAGTCTCTTGACTGAGCAGGAATCCCACCATAcagctccatccctggaccctggaatcatgacctgagctgaaggccttgtctttctctgcctgctactgATGTGTTCTCTACATGAACTTCTATGCATAGCTCTTCCTTAATCTCTATGTTTTATCCCATAAACTATCTCCATGTTTCATGAACTATCTGCTTACTTAGTGCCCGCTCTGTGTCTTTCTTGATACCTTTTGTTATATTCCTTTAAGTGTCTACTAACTCTCTTGGCCCACTTCTCCTttacttccttccatttttctctgaATCTCTTCCATGGATCCTACACTACCTTCTGCGTGGAGACCTGTCTCATTGTGCCTAATGAATAAACACTCATTTGGCTTTATGCCCTGTCCAACTCCACTCTCTCAGAAACCATTcactattttcccttttctttggtcCTACTTCATCTCTGCTTACTCCATTGCTCTTCACTTCTTCCTGGGACCACTGTATCTACTTGAGTTTTTGGTCTCATGCTTGGTTGAGGTTTCTCTGAGGTACATCTCTGTCCATGTATCTGACGGGCCAATTACATCTCTCCCTGAGAATACTATGTCTGGTCATCCTCTGGCGGTAATCATGGCTTATCCTATCTCTCCTGTTCTTCCTCTGGATATTTACAAGCCCCCTCCCActtctgctatttaaaaaaaaaaaaaaaaaaaaaaaaaaagtgctctttCCAGTCATCCAAACCACAATGATTTATGCCTCTAGTGGTACCTAGAGCTGCTCTATAAACCATTCTTTCCCATAGCCTTTGTATCATGTCAACTCCTGCCTCTAGCGGTACCCAGGGCTGATTTGTAAACCATTCTGTCACATAGCTTTTGTACCAGTTTATTCTCCCATTCTGAGTCTAGGCCTACTAGGCATCTCTCCATATCCCATCTATCTATTTGCacatcatattttaaaagtcttatgtTACAGATGCAAATAACTGGTTTCTCTctacctgttctttctttctacaAGTATCTAATGTTACTTTTTGCCCTATTACTGTGTCTGTCTCAATTTAATCCCTATCTGTTCCTAGTCACTTTCtatctctatcctgttccatgtTGTCTTCTAAAAGGCTGTGTCACTGCCTTCACTAGAGTCTTGCTGTTTGCACTTTGGTATAAATTAGCTTTTTGAATTCAGATCTCCCCTGAgcattcacttttctttctcttcctttctctttcaatctgatctgtgtttgtttctgtgctCACTCAACATTCTAACCCTCTCCTATCTTACCCAGTTTCTCTGACTCCTTTTCATGTCTCTTCCATCCTCAGTCAGCATCCTTATCTTGCTGCATTGAGCCTGTCTGCCCCAAATATGTCTCCCTGAGCTAGCCTTAtgccttttctgtctctctacACCCACTCACTGTTTCTGTAGCTCTGACCTGGCCAACTACATCTGTCcttatctttctctccttcatccaGACTCTTAAATGATTTCCTCACTCTTTCTGAAGCTACtgtttttctctctatataacCTAGAACACACTGTTTTCACCTATGCTCCATCTTTAGCATTAAATCTGAAAACTATATTCTGAAGGTCAACAAGTATTCAGTACTTGAGTAGAGAAcaagaagagtaaagaaaaagaacaggacatttaaaataaatgttaacatgggattacttttaaaagttttagttttCAGTACTCCATTATGGAAACTCAAGATCAGTTTTATTCCAGTTTGAAGCAGGAGGGATTTCACCCCaagtcaaacaaaaaaaaaaagttttttttaagatttgtttacttattttagatgggggagggcagaaggagaaggaaacagagaatcccaagcagactccccgctgagcagagaggcagacacagggctcgatcccattaccccaagatcaccacctgagctgaaatcaagagttagatgctcaactgactgacccacccaagtgcccccctaaaaatctttaaatgtggaagaactttttaaaaagataatccagATATcaaccctcaactctacggtca is part of the Mustela nigripes isolate SB6536 chromosome 2, MUSNIG.SB6536, whole genome shotgun sequence genome and encodes:
- the GTF2E1 gene encoding general transcription factor IIE subunit 1 — protein: MADPDVLTEVPAALKRLAKYVIRGFYGIEHALALDILIRNPCVKEEDMLELLKFDRKQLRSVLNNLKGDKFIKCRMRVETAADGKTTRHNYYFINYRTLVNVVKYKLDHMRRRIETDERDSTNRASFKCPVCSSTFTDLEANQLFDPMTGTFRCTFCHTEVEEDESAMPKKDARTLLARFNEQIEPIYALLRETEDVNLAYEILEPEPTEIPALKQSKDRAATTAGAAGLPGGHHREAWATKGPSYEDLYTQNVVINMDDQEDHRASLEGKSAKERPIWLRESTVQGAYSSEEMKEGGIDIDAFQEREEGRAGPDDNEEVMRALLIHEKKTPSATAGSVGAAAPVTTANGSDSESETSESDDDSPPRPAAVAAHHRDEDEEEDDEFEEVADDPIVMVAGRPFSYSEVSQRPELVAQMTPEEKEAYIAMGQRMFEDLFE